A window from Sphingobacterium hotanense encodes these proteins:
- a CDS encoding glycosyltransferase family 4 protein, whose amino-acid sequence MSKVVFFDFLYNLGGAQKSTVDLLLNLSRNGDRAVFLDAHGECKDISSAVNEAGLEYKIVKPSLNSRIGKGNKIQTIFKILDYLPVYLKLILKLGLELKNTKPDLVLANSSKGIMSLIILKHFYKIEIVFFIRGDGAIENKGSLSIFLINKYCKFIVTQSESMKKKAHSKGFLSDKLRVIPNIINTRHLNEEKNLFFNKDSCLNILLPATVIKEKGIVEAIKAMAVLKEKGLAVNLIVAGSIIQHTMYSEFNNYLIRLVEELSLKENVQFLGYRNDIVGIMKGVDIVLLPSYKEGMPRVIMEAMYLSKAVVGSDVGAVSDLIISGKTGILIKPKSINEIVDSISLLNDAELRRQMGTNAKSLIDLHYTEEVQYSKFLTLMI is encoded by the coding sequence ATGAGTAAAGTTGTTTTTTTTGATTTCCTTTACAATCTAGGTGGAGCGCAAAAATCGACCGTTGATTTACTTCTGAATTTGTCTAGAAATGGAGATCGCGCAGTCTTTCTCGATGCTCATGGAGAATGTAAAGACATTTCTAGTGCAGTTAACGAAGCTGGGTTAGAATACAAAATTGTAAAACCGTCGCTAAATTCGCGGATTGGTAAAGGGAATAAAATTCAAACAATTTTTAAGATTTTGGATTATTTGCCGGTGTATTTGAAACTAATCTTAAAGCTGGGATTAGAGCTAAAGAATACGAAACCTGACTTGGTTTTAGCGAATTCGTCAAAAGGCATTATGTCTTTAATAATTTTAAAACACTTTTATAAAATTGAAATAGTTTTCTTTATCCGAGGGGATGGAGCAATAGAAAATAAAGGAAGTTTGTCGATTTTTTTGATTAATAAATATTGTAAATTTATTGTAACCCAATCAGAATCTATGAAGAAAAAAGCTCACTCGAAAGGGTTTTTGAGCGACAAACTTCGTGTGATTCCTAACATTATAAATACTAGACATCTTAATGAAGAGAAAAATTTATTTTTCAATAAAGATTCTTGCTTAAACATTTTGTTGCCAGCCACTGTAATAAAGGAGAAAGGTATCGTAGAGGCGATCAAAGCGATGGCCGTGTTAAAGGAGAAAGGATTAGCGGTTAATTTGATCGTTGCAGGATCAATTATTCAGCATACGATGTATTCAGAGTTTAATAATTATTTAATTCGCCTGGTTGAAGAATTATCATTAAAAGAGAATGTCCAGTTTTTAGGCTATCGAAATGATATTGTCGGAATTATGAAAGGAGTCGATATCGTGTTGTTGCCTAGTTATAAAGAAGGTATGCCAAGAGTTATTATGGAAGCTATGTATTTGTCCAAAGCTGTTGTAGGTTCAGATGTTGGGGCGGTGTCAGATTTGATAATTAGCGGAAAAACAGGAATATTGATTAAGCCCAAAAGTATTAACGAAATAGTCGATTCCATTTCTTTATTAAATGATGCGGAATTAAGACGGCAAATGGGAACAAACGCTAAAAGTTTAATAGATTTACATTATACGGAAGAAGTTCAGTATAGCAAATTTTTAACTTTAATGATATAA
- a CDS encoding oligosaccharide flippase family protein: MPSLFKKGVVTSISSYATMGFGVVQTMILSRGLGPEQVGELSLIRQIALFGAQIGSFGVPMAIVYFLNRLKMDKSMVYNTSFWTIQLLSIISSLVIFVFLRYSSFLGNYELWTYLAIISFIFFSNSRSLIQSLNVASQNVKKMSIVEILPMAISVLFLGLCYSFDVLDLKYALLITVVLWPLIGLVNAYMINVNQARVGLTFNFKYAIQSLRYGSVINLSDFLIIFNGSITLFVLQYYVKDFVSVGYMSRAITLTTLINTAFISFLRILYSHWSGLTGDELKRSVEKILNILIYVSLLATVLILVCSKWMIIFLFGHEFLPAKALVDVLIFGASFYLLSKAILKLFISDGKGTYNLICLAIGASSNFLLSMVLIPKYNVLGAAYAQLISGILLALSTTILARRKYGISLSKVFLPQKFLFKFLKNPKNE, translated from the coding sequence TTGCCGTCGTTATTTAAAAAAGGTGTAGTTACCTCAATTTCGAGCTATGCTACTATGGGCTTTGGCGTCGTTCAAACGATGATTTTAAGCCGAGGTCTTGGTCCAGAGCAAGTTGGAGAGCTCTCTTTGATTAGACAAATTGCTTTATTTGGCGCTCAGATAGGGAGTTTTGGAGTGCCCATGGCTATAGTCTATTTTTTGAACAGGCTGAAAATGGATAAATCCATGGTTTATAACACATCTTTTTGGACTATCCAGTTGCTTTCTATAATAAGTTCTCTTGTTATTTTTGTTTTTTTAAGATATTCCTCCTTTTTGGGGAATTATGAGTTATGGACATATTTGGCTATTATCTCATTTATTTTCTTTTCAAATAGCAGATCTTTAATTCAGAGTTTGAACGTTGCTAGCCAAAATGTAAAGAAAATGTCTATAGTCGAGATATTGCCTATGGCTATATCTGTTTTATTTCTAGGATTATGTTATAGTTTCGATGTTCTTGATCTAAAATATGCTCTGTTAATCACAGTAGTTCTTTGGCCATTGATAGGGCTTGTCAACGCGTATATGATAAATGTTAACCAAGCAAGAGTCGGCTTAACATTTAATTTTAAGTACGCAATTCAAAGCTTGAGGTATGGTAGTGTAATAAACCTTTCAGATTTTTTGATAATATTTAATGGCTCGATTACTCTTTTCGTCCTACAGTATTATGTGAAAGATTTTGTTTCAGTAGGATACATGTCCCGTGCCATCACCCTTACGACTCTGATAAATACGGCCTTTATATCGTTTCTACGAATATTATATTCTCACTGGTCGGGTTTAACAGGAGATGAACTTAAAAGAAGTGTAGAAAAAATTTTAAACATTTTGATCTACGTTTCCCTTTTGGCGACGGTGTTAATTCTGGTATGTTCTAAATGGATGATAATCTTCTTATTCGGTCATGAATTTTTACCGGCAAAAGCATTGGTAGATGTTCTTATTTTTGGTGCTTCTTTTTACCTTTTGAGCAAAGCAATTCTGAAGTTGTTTATATCGGACGGAAAAGGTACCTACAATCTTATTTGCTTAGCGATTGGAGCTTCGAGCAACTTCCTTTTGAGTATGGTTCTTATACCTAAATATAACGTACTTGGAGCGGCTTACGCTCAACTTATTTCTGGGATTTTGCTCGCTTTGTCGACCACGATTCTCGCACGCAGGAAGTACGGGATTTCTCTAAGCAAGGTTTTTTTACCCCAAAAATTTTTGTTTAAATTTTTAAAGAATCCGAAGAATGAGTAA